The following nucleotide sequence is from Nitrospinota bacterium.
AATGAAAACAGGCAATTATTAGAAGAAAGGGACACAATAAAGACAAAAATTGAGACCATGATATCAAGTCTCAATGAAATTGATATCGGATAAAATTTTTTAAAGTGGAGCATTAATGGATACAACGAAGGTTGAGATTTTTGGACAGACTTATACAATTAAGGGTGAGGCTAATGCAAACTATATAGTAAAATTAGCTAACTACTTAGATGATCATATGAGGGAGGTAGCTAAAAAGCATCCAACCAGCTCTCCTCATAAGATATCTATTTTAGCAGCATTAAATATAGCAAATGAGGTTTTTAAGTTAAAAGAAAAGGAGAAAGACAATAACTTATTAATAGAGGAGAAAACCAAGGTCTTAGTTGAAATATTAGATAAAGGAGTAGGTATATCTGAGAGATAAATAAGGTTTCCCCTTCATGCTTTTTTAAAGAGGAGTATTGAATAACCCATAAAAAATCAATTAAGGCAATAAGCTTTTAAAAGAATTGGGTATACTTGAGGAAGGGGAATATGTTAGAGGCTAAGTATAAGATCTAATAAAAAATTTTAGACTTATATGGGTAGATAAAGAAGATGAAGCCCTTAGTTAAAAAGCTTTTTGAAGGATATCTTCTCTTAGAAAATAATCTTTTGAAGATATCTCTTTATCTTCCAAAAGAAATTAAGGCAATTTCAGCCTTTTTGAAATGGCTAGATAGAAAAAAAATAGGCACCATCTTTTATTGCCACTCAAAAAAGAGAGGACCAAATATAAAGAAGGGGGTCGAAGATATTTTTATTAGTTGGTTTTTATTTAGAAGGCTTTTTCTAAAAAGCTTGATGTCGACCCTTTCAACTTTATCTATCTAAAAAGCAAGCCTGAATTCTCTTATACTTAACTTCTAATCAAATATAGTTTAAAACTTCTTTATCTTTCGATCCTATTCTCTCAATTCTTTATCTAAAAAATTCAAGTATAACCGAGAAATAGAATGCTGGGAAAAAGCAGGATAAGAGAAAGAATCTTATTGAAAAGGCGTTCTTTAAAAAAAGCAGAGATAATCAAGATGAGCAGAGAGATTCAAAACAGGTTATTTTCTCTTCCAGAATTTAAAGAAAGCACGACTATATCAATTTATGTAGATTTTGATAATGAGGTAAGAACAAAAGATATCATTAGAGATTCTATTTATATGGGGAAAAGAGTGTCTATTCCCTATATAAAAGGTAAAAAAAACTCCCTTCTTTTATCAGAAATAAGGGATATAGATAAGGAGTTAGAGACTAGCACCTTTGGTATCTTGGAGCCCAAAAAGGAATATTTTAGATACATTCCCGATAACGAGATAGATGTTGTTATTGTTCCTGGGATTGCCTTTGACGAAAAGGGGAGACGTTTAGGTTATGGAGGAGGGTATTATGATAGATTGTTGATAAAACTAAATAGGGATATTGTTACTATTGGATTGGCATTTGAATTTCAAATTCTTAGTGAGATTCCATGGTGGTTTTATGATATTTTTATAGACAAGATCATTACTGAGAAAAGACTTATTAATTGTTATCCAGATCAATATTCAAAAGAGAATTTGTAAACTAAATATGTTAGTTGGAAAATAAAGGGAGGTGAATGATCGATTGAAAATAGATATCACTATATTGATTACAATTTTAGGATTTATTTTTGTTGGGATTCTTGTTGGATATTTAGCACGAAGGTATTTTTCCGAAGGTAAAGTAAAGAAGGCTAAAGAGTTGACCAGAAAGATTATTCAAGAAGCTGAAAAGG
It contains:
- a CDS encoding 5-formyltetrahydrofolate cyclo-ligase; translation: MLGKSRIRERILLKRRSLKKAEIIKMSREIQNRLFSLPEFKESTTISIYVDFDNEVRTKDIIRDSIYMGKRVSIPYIKGKKNSLLLSEIRDIDKELETSTFGILEPKKEYFRYIPDNEIDVVIVPGIAFDEKGRRLGYGGGYYDRLLIKLNRDIVTIGLAFEFQILSEIPWWFYDIFIDKIITEKRLINCYPDQYSKENL
- a CDS encoding cell division protein ZapA; the protein is MDTTKVEIFGQTYTIKGEANANYIVKLANYLDDHMREVAKKHPTSSPHKISILAALNIANEVFKLKEKEKDNNLLIEEKTKVLVEILDKGVGISER